The region GGGTTATCTCGACAGTAAGCCGGCCCAGAAACTTCCTTGACAGGCTATTTCTTCTGGGCTACAATTACAGTGACATAAGGAAATGAGGTGACGAAATGGCTGATTTTGAAAATGACGACATGGAAATGGAAGAAGAACCCGTAGTCGTGATGACCGACGAAGAGGGCAATGAATATTATTACCGCGAAGAAGTAATCATCCCCGTGGGCGACAAAAAGTTCGCCATCCTGGTGCCGATCAGCATCGACGAGGACGAGGAAGAAGAGTGCGGCTGCGGCTGCTGCTGCGAGGATGAGGAAACCGACGTTTATATCGCCCGTATCGATATTGACGAGAACGGCGAGGAAATTTACGTCGATCCCACCGACGCAGAATTCGACGAAGTCCGTCAGGCTTACGAAGACCTGCTGGCGGAAGAGGAAGACGAAGCATAATCGAACTGACCTGCTGCAATGGAGCCATAAACGGCTTCATTTTTTTTGCCCTGCTGTGTATAATATACCTTGCAAGTGAGGTGATCTTAAATGCTGCAGTTGGACAAGCAGATACACAAGTGGCTTATAGCAATTGTTATTGCCGGCGTGTTCGTCCTGGCGGCCGGTAGCGCCGTTTACAGCCTCGCCAGGCCGGTTAACGCCTCCGCCGGCGACGCCATAATGGTCGTCGTCAAGCCGGGGATGGCTACCCAGGCCATTGGCGAGCTTTTACACGACAAAGGGCTGATAAAGAATGTGCTGATTTTCCGGGTCATGGCCAAAATGGAAGGAATGGAAGGCAGCCTTCAGGCGGGGGAGTACTCCTTTAGCAAGGCGATGACGGTCAGGGAAATCATCGGCAAGCTGGTGCGGGGCGAAACCGCGTATAGACAGTTCACCATTCCCGAAGGGTTCACCATCGACCAAATCGCCGCCCTTCTGGAAAAAAACAAACTGGCGTCGGCGGCCAAATACAAGGCTGTTGCCGCCGGCTACGCTCCGTATGATTATATACGCCCGGCCGCGAACGTGAAGTATCAGGCCGAAGGGTTCGTATTCCCCGATACCTACCGCGTCGCGGCCGGCACCAGCGAAGCACAGTTGGTCAAGATGATGATGTCCCAGTTCGACAGCCAGTTCACGCCGACTATGCGTGAGCGCGCGGCTGAGCTAGGACTGTCGGTGCGGGAAGTGGTCATTTTGGCCTCTTTGGTCGAAAAGGAAGCTCAGCTGGCTGCGGAACGGCCGGTCATCGCCGGCGTGTTTCTCCGGCGGCTGAAGCTCGGAATGCCGCTGCAGTCGTGCGCCACCATCCAGTATATCCTCGGTTACCCGAAGCCCGAGTTGACGGTGCAGGATACCGAAATTCCCTCTCCTTACAATACCTACCAGAACATGGGCCTGCCGCCCGGTCCGATTGCCAGCCCGGGGCTGGCGTCCATAAAGGCGGTGCTTTATCCGGCCGATACCGAGTATCTGTACTTTTTCGCGAATAAAGACGGCAGCCACGTATTCAGCCGAACGTACGAAGAGCACCTGGCGGCCATCAACCGGGACGACTCTTAGGTGGACGACCTGCTACGGTCTATGGAGGAATACGCCGCTTTGCGGACCATCCCGGTCATCGGGCGCGACGGCGCGGCGCTGCTGGCCGCCACGGTGGCGGAAGCCGGCCCGAGGACAATCCTCGAGATCGGCACAGCCATCGGCTATTCGACACTGCTGATGGCTGAGCGCGCGCCGAACGATGCGGTGATCACCACCATCGAAGTCGATGCCGAACGGGCTGCCGCTGCGGCGGCTTTTTTCCGCCGCTCCCGCCACGCCGGCCGTATCGATCTGCTGGTGGGCGATGCGGCCGCTATCCTTCCCGTGCTGGGAGGGACATACGATTTTCTGTTCATCGACGCCGCCAAAGCCCATTATCTCGATTACCTGGCCAAGGCAATGGACAAGCTCCGGCCCGGAGCGGTCGTTTTCGCCGACAACGTTTATTTCTACGGCCTGGTGACGGCCGAGCGGCCGCCGCGCCGCATGCGGACGCTCGTAAAGAGGATGCGGGCTTATCTTGATTTCGTAAACAGCGATGCCCGGTTTGCTACGACCGTTCATCCGATCGGCGACGGCATCGCCATTTCCCGCTTTCAGGGGGACGACACCAATGCGCATTCCTGAACTTTTAGCACCCGCCGGCAATCTGGAGAAGCTCCGCGTCGCCCTTGCCTATGGCGCCGACGCCGTATATTTCGGCGGCAAAAGCTTTGGCCTCAGGGCGTTTTCCGACAACTTCGGCGACGAGGAATTGGCGGCCGCCGTGGCCGTCGCCCATGAAGCCGGCAAAAAGGCGTATGTTACCGTCAACATTTTTCCCCATAACGAGGACCTGCCGGCCCTGCCCGTCTATATAGCGCTGCTGAGGGACATCGGCGCCGACGCGGTGATAGTATCCGATCCGGGCGTTTACCGGATCGTCCGCCAGGTCGCTCCCGAACTTCCAATCCACATCAGCACTCAGGCCAACACTACCAATTGGTCGGCAGCCTTGTTCTGGCAGGAGTTGGGCGCCCGCAGGATCGTGCTGGCCCGCGAAGTATCCCTGGCCGATGTCAGGCTGATCCGTGAACGGACCGCTATTGAACTGGAAGCCTTCGTCCACGGCGCCATGTGCATTTCATATTCGGGCCGTTGCCTGTTGAGCAACTATTTCACCGGCCGCGACGCTAACCGGGGCGAATGCGCCCAGGCCTGCCGCTGGCGCTACCATGTGGTCGAGGAAACGCGCCCGGGCCAGTATTTCCCGGTCACCGAGGACGAACGCGGCACTTATTTGTTTAACTCCCGCGACCTGTGCCTGCTGCCTCACATCCCCGCAATGATTGACAGCGGGCTGAGCAGCTTCAAGATCGAAGGCAGGATGAAAAGCGTCCACTATGTCGCGACCGTCGTCAAGGTATACCGCGAGGCCCTCGACGCCTATGCCGCCGACCCACGGCGCTACGATGTACGGGAGGAATGGCTGGCTGAGCTTGCCGCCATATCCCACCGGCCGTACACCACCGGTTTTGCGTTCGGAAAAACTGGCCCCGGGGATCAGCTATATGGCGGCGGCACCTATAAACAGAGCCACGATTTCGTGGGGCTGGTGAGGGGGTATGATCCGGTCCGCGGTCTGGCGGCGGTGGAGCAGCGCAACAACATGAAGGTGGGCGAAGAGATCGAGGTTCTTTTGCCTCAGGGAAAAAGCTTCCGGCAGCATATCGACGCCATGTTCGACGCCGAGGGCAATCCGATCGAGGTTGCTCCCCACCCGCAGCAGCTTGTCTACATCCCTGCGGAGCGACCGGTGGTAGAGTTCGCTATGCTGCGGCGAAAGGGGAGAGGGGATGTTTGACGCCGGGACGATTTACATCCGCGTCGAGCCGCGTGACGTTAACTTCGTCAACCGGATAATGGAGGGGCACGAATATCTCGGCGTCGTAACGACGGTCGACAAAGCGCGCGGTATCTTGGCCGTGCGGGCCACCACCGATACCGCGGCGGCGGCGCGGGCTATCCTCGGACGCCTGCCGGTCCTGGTCGAATTCCTCGAAAAGCCCGAATAATTCCAATAAATGCAACAAGTCCCCCGGCGCATTGCCGGGGGATTTGTTGCGCCGAGTCGGTCCTCTGCCGCGGGGACGTTTTAAGCAGGCAACAAATGGAGAAACTAAAAGCAGATCAACTTTCGAGGTGGCTCATGATATCCAGCAAAAGGATTTTTGGCCTCGCAGTTATGTTTTCGATCATTTGTTGCCTGCTTGCAGGCCGCCTCGTCTATCTTCACCTTGTCGCCGGTCCGCGCCTGGCTATCCAAAGCCTCGGCAGCCGCATCCAGGAGGTGCCGGTCGATGTGGACCGGGGTGAGATCCTAGACCGCAACGGCGTACCGCTTACCAACACCGCCCAGCATTTCAGCCTGGCGGTGTTTCCTACCCATATAGCCGATGTTCGGCGGGCAACGGCAGAACTAGCCGAACTGACCGGCTTCGACGCCGCGAAAATCGCAGCCCGTATCGATCGCGACGGGCGGCCGTTCAAGCTGAAAACCGATATGGACGCCATGAGCGCCAGGAAGGTCAATGCCCGCCATATACCCGGCGTGATGGCGGTTGCCGAGAAGGTTCGCTATGGTTACAGCTCGCTGGCCGCGCATGTGGTCGGTTATATAAACGCTGCGGACAATCGCGGCGTCAGCGGCATCGAAGGCATGTACGACGATATTCTCCGCGGCGGTCAGCCCACTTATCTGGTTGCGGTAGTCGACGCCGGCCAGCAGTTGATTCCCGGTCTCGGCTATAAAAGGTTGAGGCTGGCGGACGGCGGGGGACCCAGTCACGTTGTTCTCACCATCGATAGCAGGACGCAAAAAATCGTCGAGAAAGTGATGGACGAAAATATCGTTAAAGGGGCGGTAGTCGTCATGCGTCCGGGGACGGGCGAGCTACTGGCGATGGCCTCCAGGCCCGGTTTCGACGCCAACAACCTCGGCGAATACCTCGGCAGGGGGACGGCGCCGCTTTTGAACAGAGCGGTGGCGGCCTATCAGCCGGGCTCGGTGTTCAAGCTCGTGGTGGCTTCAGCCGCTCTCGAGGAGGGGGTCGTTAGCCCGAACGATCAATTCTATGATCCCGGATATATCGATATTAACGGCCTGAGGTTCAAGGGCTGGGACTTCGAGCAGGGCGGACGCGGTAAACTATCTTTTGCCGAAGCGATGGCTTATTCCAGCAATCCAGTGCTGATCCAGGTCGGGACAAAGCTTGGGGCGGCCAAGCTGATTGATTATGCCGACAGGCTCGGGTTCGGACACAAAACGAAACTGGAGTTCGACGGCGAAGCGGACGGCAACCTGCCAACTCCGGACAGCGTTTATCCGGGCGACCTCGCCAACCTCGCCATTGGGCAGGGGACGCTCGAAGCCACGCCGCTGCAAATAGCCTGCATGGTAGCCACCATCGTCAACGACGGCGTCGCTGTCGATCCGTATATTGTCAGTCGGCTGACAGCC is a window of Selenomonadales bacterium 4137-cl DNA encoding:
- a CDS encoding DUF1292 domain-containing protein; this translates as MADFENDDMEMEEEPVVVMTDEEGNEYYYREEVIIPVGDKKFAILVPISIDEDEEEECGCGCCCEDEETDVYIARIDIDENGEEIYVDPTDAEFDEVRQAYEDLLAEEEDEA
- the mltG gene encoding endolytic transglycosylase MltG; translated protein: MLQLDKQIHKWLIAIVIAGVFVLAAGSAVYSLARPVNASAGDAIMVVVKPGMATQAIGELLHDKGLIKNVLIFRVMAKMEGMEGSLQAGEYSFSKAMTVREIIGKLVRGETAYRQFTIPEGFTIDQIAALLEKNKLASAAKYKAVAAGYAPYDYIRPAANVKYQAEGFVFPDTYRVAAGTSEAQLVKMMMSQFDSQFTPTMRERAAELGLSVREVVILASLVEKEAQLAAERPVIAGVFLRRLKLGMPLQSCATIQYILGYPKPELTVQDTEIPSPYNTYQNMGLPPGPIASPGLASIKAVLYPADTEYLYFFANKDGSHVFSRTYEEHLAAINRDDS
- a CDS encoding O-methyltransferase, producing the protein MDDLLRSMEEYAALRTIPVIGRDGAALLAATVAEAGPRTILEIGTAIGYSTLLMAERAPNDAVITTIEVDAERAAAAAAFFRRSRHAGRIDLLVGDAAAILPVLGGTYDFLFIDAAKAHYLDYLAKAMDKLRPGAVVFADNVYFYGLVTAERPPRRMRTLVKRMRAYLDFVNSDARFATTVHPIGDGIAISRFQGDDTNAHS
- a CDS encoding U32 family peptidase, coding for MRIPELLAPAGNLEKLRVALAYGADAVYFGGKSFGLRAFSDNFGDEELAAAVAVAHEAGKKAYVTVNIFPHNEDLPALPVYIALLRDIGADAVIVSDPGVYRIVRQVAPELPIHISTQANTTNWSAALFWQELGARRIVLAREVSLADVRLIRERTAIELEAFVHGAMCISYSGRCLLSNYFTGRDANRGECAQACRWRYHVVEETRPGQYFPVTEDERGTYLFNSRDLCLLPHIPAMIDSGLSSFKIEGRMKSVHYVATVVKVYREALDAYAADPRRYDVREEWLAELAAISHRPYTTGFAFGKTGPGDQLYGGGTYKQSHDFVGLVRGYDPVRGLAAVEQRNNMKVGEEIEVLLPQGKSFRQHIDAMFDAEGNPIEVAPHPQQLVYIPAERPVVEFAMLRRKGRGDV
- a CDS encoding DUF4911 domain-containing protein, which produces MFDAGTIYIRVEPRDVNFVNRIMEGHEYLGVVTTVDKARGILAVRATTDTAAAARAILGRLPVLVEFLEKPE
- a CDS encoding penicillin-binding transpeptidase domain-containing protein is translated as MISSKRIFGLAVMFSIICCLLAGRLVYLHLVAGPRLAIQSLGSRIQEVPVDVDRGEILDRNGVPLTNTAQHFSLAVFPTHIADVRRATAELAELTGFDAAKIAARIDRDGRPFKLKTDMDAMSARKVNARHIPGVMAVAEKVRYGYSSLAAHVVGYINAADNRGVSGIEGMYDDILRGGQPTYLVAVVDAGQQLIPGLGYKRLRLADGGGPSHVVLTIDSRTQKIVEKVMDENIVKGAVVVMRPGTGELLAMASRPGFDANNLGEYLGRGTAPLLNRAVAAYQPGSVFKLVVASAALEEGVVSPNDQFYDPGYIDINGLRFKGWDFEQGGRGKLSFAEAMAYSSNPVLIQVGTKLGAAKLIDYADRLGFGHKTKLEFDGEADGNLPTPDSVYPGDLANLAIGQGTLEATPLQIACMVATIVNDGVAVDPYIVSRLTAADGTIVKSFPASRGHRVLSRRTAGQLRTMMQAVTRVGTGQEAYVEGFGSAGKTGTAETGRSGPAGRSVNHAWFAGYAPLDNPRYVVVVFVEDGMSGGDVAAPIFREITARILAGG